In the genome of Kitasatospora cathayae, one region contains:
- a CDS encoding SDR family NAD(P)-dependent oxidoreductase, which yields MTSPKTVLITGTSSGIGLAAAIGAARAGWTAIATMRDTGKADALLKAAAEAGVADRVQVKRLDVTDPGSIAACLDEVIAEHGRLDALVNNAGAAQVGTIEQSSLDDVRAAMEVNFFGVVAATRAALPHLRASQGRVITVSSVGGIVGQPFNEAYCAAKFAVEGFMQSLAPVAATLGVDVTVVEPGAVASEFVANLGLDVPALLDAAGPYAPALKAYIARTRQSFGNAQTPTEAAAPIIDALTADRPPFRVQTSQWARDFVATTLADLDGSAVQTLTSAWVR from the coding sequence ATGACCTCCCCGAAGACGGTTCTGATCACCGGCACGTCCTCCGGTATCGGCCTGGCCGCCGCGATCGGCGCCGCGCGGGCCGGCTGGACGGCCATCGCGACCATGCGCGACACCGGCAAGGCCGACGCGCTCCTCAAGGCCGCCGCCGAGGCGGGTGTGGCCGACCGCGTCCAGGTCAAGCGCCTGGACGTGACCGACCCCGGGAGCATCGCCGCATGCCTGGACGAGGTGATCGCCGAGCACGGCCGCCTCGACGCGCTGGTCAACAACGCCGGCGCCGCCCAGGTCGGCACCATCGAACAGAGCAGCCTCGACGACGTCCGCGCCGCCATGGAGGTCAACTTCTTCGGTGTCGTGGCCGCCACCCGTGCCGCCCTGCCCCACCTGCGCGCCTCCCAGGGCCGGGTGATCACCGTCAGCAGCGTCGGCGGCATCGTCGGCCAGCCCTTCAACGAGGCGTACTGCGCGGCCAAGTTCGCCGTCGAGGGCTTCATGCAGTCTCTCGCTCCCGTCGCCGCCACCCTGGGCGTCGACGTCACCGTGGTCGAACCGGGCGCGGTCGCGAGCGAGTTCGTCGCCAACCTCGGCCTGGACGTCCCCGCCCTGCTGGATGCGGCCGGCCCCTACGCCCCGGCCCTCAAGGCGTACATCGCCCGCACCCGGCAGTCCTTCGGCAACGCCCAGACCCCCACCGAGGCCGCCGCCCCGATCATCGACGCCCTGACCGCCGACCGCCCGCCCTTCCGCGTCCAGACCTCGCAGTGGGCCCGCGACTTCGTCGCCACCACCCTCGCCGACCTCGACGGCTCCGCCGTCCAGACCCTCACCAGCGCCTGGGTCCGCTGA
- a CDS encoding HU family DNA-binding protein: MNRTELVEALSVRASVNKKDADAVLSAFAQIAGEVVQQGAEKLMIPGFLTLERTHRAARTARNPQTGEPIQIPAGYSIKATAGSKLKDAVK, encoded by the coding sequence ATGAACCGCACCGAGCTGGTGGAAGCTCTCTCCGTCCGGGCGTCCGTCAACAAGAAGGACGCCGACGCCGTCCTCTCGGCGTTCGCCCAGATCGCCGGGGAGGTCGTCCAGCAAGGCGCCGAGAAACTGATGATCCCCGGCTTCCTGACCCTGGAGCGCACCCACCGCGCCGCCCGTACGGCCCGCAACCCTCAGACCGGGGAACCGATTCAGATCCCGGCCGGCTACAGCATCAAGGCCACCGCCGGCTCCAAGCTCAAGGACGCCGTGAAGTAA
- a CDS encoding nuclear transport factor 2 family protein: MTAAELVSAYLSALERADAEAVLELFAPGAMVHSPLYGPRPATEFYPELFADTSRASLTLLGVAEGQTQQGAALISFWFHFDWRLPSGAAAPFDVVDLAELAEDGRIATLRIVYDTVDVRPAFERETGSSWRATTDS; encoded by the coding sequence ATGACTGCAGCTGAGCTTGTGTCGGCTTATCTGTCGGCACTGGAGCGGGCGGATGCCGAGGCGGTCCTGGAGTTGTTCGCGCCTGGCGCGATGGTGCACTCTCCGCTGTACGGCCCCCGACCGGCCACGGAGTTCTATCCCGAACTCTTCGCCGATACCAGCCGGGCGAGCCTGACTCTGCTGGGGGTGGCGGAGGGTCAGACGCAGCAGGGGGCCGCGCTGATCTCGTTCTGGTTCCACTTTGACTGGCGCCTGCCGTCCGGAGCTGCCGCGCCGTTTGACGTGGTGGACCTGGCTGAGCTCGCCGAGGACGGCCGTATTGCCACGTTGCGCATCGTGTACGACACCGTTGACGTCCGTCCGGCGTTCGAACGCGAGACGGGCAGTTCGTGGCGGGCCACCACAGATAGTTGA
- a CDS encoding integrase core domain-containing protein, whose protein sequence is MIAVRGSATAVLDLLPGVGLADTTGALSSAARNAEILVLRHEVALLRRQIERPRMSWADRAVLSALARKLPTTLRRHRLVTPGTLPAWHRRLVRWKWRQPPAGPSRPPLPDELAALMQRLATDNPTWGYARVQGELRRLGHRVAAATIRRVLRRFGLPPALRRASRQSWRTFLHAQARTLLACDFLHVDTVFIKRLYVFFVMEITTRRVHVLGVTAHPTGEWVAQLARNLLVDLGDGAGGFRFLIRDRDSKFTAAFDAVFAGNGTTVIPTPPQSPRSNAFAERWIRTVRAECTDRLLIIGERHLRAVLAEYTEHYNTGRAHRSLELRAPDDEPNVIRLPAAAIRCRRVLGGLLNEYHGAPIQSPRSPRETPSSAA, encoded by the coding sequence ATGATCGCGGTTCGTGGGTCTGCGACTGCTGTACTTGATCTTCTGCCGGGTGTTGGACTGGCTGACACTACTGGGGCGCTCTCGTCAGCTGCGAGAAACGCCGAGATCCTCGTCCTGCGTCACGAGGTCGCCCTGCTCCGCCGCCAGATCGAGCGGCCACGGATGTCATGGGCCGACCGCGCGGTACTCTCCGCACTGGCCCGAAAGCTACCGACCACGCTGCGCCGCCACCGGCTCGTCACCCCGGGCACGCTGCCGGCCTGGCATCGGCGCTTGGTCCGCTGGAAGTGGCGACAGCCACCGGCCGGGCCCAGTCGGCCACCGCTTCCCGACGAACTCGCCGCACTCATGCAGCGCCTGGCCACGGACAATCCGACCTGGGGCTACGCCAGGGTCCAGGGCGAGCTTCGACGGCTCGGTCATCGGGTTGCCGCTGCTACCATCCGCCGAGTCCTTCGCCGTTTCGGACTGCCGCCCGCACTTCGGCGCGCCTCCCGGCAGAGCTGGCGGACCTTCCTGCATGCCCAGGCTCGCACGCTTCTGGCCTGCGATTTCCTGCACGTCGACACCGTTTTCATCAAGCGCCTCTATGTCTTCTTCGTCATGGAGATCACGACCCGGCGTGTCCATGTCCTCGGTGTCACAGCGCACCCTACGGGGGAGTGGGTGGCGCAGCTCGCCCGGAACCTGTTGGTGGACCTGGGAGACGGAGCCGGGGGCTTCCGGTTCCTCATCCGGGACCGCGATTCCAAGTTCACGGCTGCCTTCGATGCCGTCTTCGCCGGCAACGGCACGACCGTCATCCCGACTCCGCCGCAGAGCCCGCGCTCGAACGCCTTCGCGGAGCGGTGGATACGCACCGTGCGCGCCGAATGCACCGACCGACTGCTCATCATCGGCGAACGGCACCTACGCGCCGTTCTCGCCGAGTACACCGAGCACTACAACACCGGCCGCGCCCACCGCAGCCTGGAGCTGCGGGCCCCGGACGACGAACCCAACGTCATCCGGCTGCCCGCTGCGGCAATCCGGTGCCGTCGAGTACTCGGCGGACTCCTCAACGAGTACCACGGCGCCCCGATCCAGTCGCCTCGCAGCCCGAGGGAAACCCCCAGTTCAGCGGCCTGA
- a CDS encoding TetR/AcrR family transcriptional regulator codes for MRTDATEVLESAIPILAKDRAASMQSIATRSGISRATLVRLFPTRQHLVQAMAQKILDDCDRILTRAEADTAAMEHVLTALVADYPPFAQLWNLVYVEPDVLGIPEASARAETIFTRTVELIQRGQDAGLLRKDMPATWLASTFCGLAETAWELTLEGHMGQRQAPDFIATILLRGAAA; via the coding sequence ATGCGTACCGACGCGACAGAAGTGCTGGAGTCGGCGATCCCGATCCTCGCCAAGGACCGGGCGGCCTCGATGCAGTCCATCGCCACACGCTCGGGCATCAGCCGGGCGACCCTGGTCCGCCTCTTCCCCACCCGCCAGCACCTGGTACAGGCGATGGCCCAGAAGATCCTCGACGACTGCGACCGGATCCTGACACGGGCCGAGGCCGACACGGCCGCCATGGAACACGTCCTGACCGCACTCGTCGCCGACTACCCGCCGTTCGCCCAGCTGTGGAACCTCGTCTACGTCGAACCCGACGTCCTGGGCATCCCCGAGGCCAGCGCACGCGCAGAGACGATCTTCACCCGGACCGTCGAGCTCATCCAACGCGGCCAGGACGCCGGACTACTGCGTAAGGACATGCCCGCCACCTGGCTGGCCTCGACATTCTGCGGCCTGGCCGAGACCGCCTGGGAACTTACTCTCGAAGGGCACATGGGCCAACGCCAGGCTCCCGACTTCATCGCCACGATCCTGCTGCGTGGCGCGGCTGCCTGA
- a CDS encoding zinc metalloprotease, with translation MPAVGIGAASGSFESHPAAAAKAAEAATANPGQLGDPASATKAAGAATRGTTAGKPAHDDGNHVPLTAVPKSDPAKGLVYTGLVVAPANDPCAGELKSADGLCTHGPDAAPDGVDIHKSVPPVVPATAPTPGPTGGSSPSPATTDLPQGTAAWDIRTLPGTGGSTPSPSKTPTGTEVVCDGDGTTGNRVQVLYVHGPDHDRFADYRDSIKHWAADVDVIYRASAEQTGGNRHVRYVTDSNCTASVLDVEVSAAALGNWSAANGEVVDKGFNRRDRKYMMFTDAQVYCGLGSFANDDRAGQDNPSNFGPSYARIDSGCWGAHAAAHELGHNLGAVSNSAPDSSGRSHCTVNWDLMCYPDGGGKPMTTKCSDFLNRDRLDCTKDDYFNTDPKPGSYLASHWNVANNQFLIADAHALPEISIRQLTATEVDFGWGKAEGAKGYRLVINGQAGALIPAGPYSNSTVMPGLTPNTDYTLAIEVVDANGKSSAPGRATSFHTPRG, from the coding sequence GTGCCGGCCGTCGGGATCGGTGCGGCGAGCGGCTCGTTCGAATCCCACCCGGCGGCCGCCGCCAAGGCGGCGGAAGCGGCCACCGCGAACCCCGGGCAGCTCGGGGACCCGGCCTCGGCCACCAAGGCGGCGGGAGCGGCCACCCGAGGCACGACCGCAGGAAAGCCCGCACACGACGACGGGAACCACGTCCCGCTGACGGCCGTTCCCAAGAGCGATCCGGCCAAGGGACTGGTGTACACCGGGCTGGTCGTCGCGCCGGCCAACGATCCCTGCGCGGGCGAGCTCAAGAGCGCGGACGGCCTGTGCACCCACGGACCCGATGCCGCTCCCGACGGCGTGGACATCCACAAGAGCGTCCCGCCGGTCGTGCCCGCCACCGCGCCGACCCCCGGCCCCACCGGCGGATCGAGCCCGTCGCCCGCAACCACCGATCTGCCGCAGGGCACGGCGGCCTGGGACATCAGGACCCTCCCCGGCACGGGCGGCTCCACACCGAGCCCGTCGAAGACACCCACCGGCACCGAGGTGGTCTGCGACGGCGACGGCACCACCGGCAACCGGGTGCAGGTCCTCTACGTCCACGGCCCGGACCACGACCGGTTCGCCGACTACCGGGACTCGATCAAGCACTGGGCGGCGGACGTGGACGTCATCTACCGCGCGAGCGCCGAACAGACCGGCGGCAACCGGCACGTCCGGTACGTCACCGACTCGAACTGCACGGCCAGTGTGCTCGACGTCGAGGTCTCGGCGGCGGCACTGGGCAACTGGAGCGCGGCCAACGGTGAGGTGGTGGACAAGGGGTTCAACCGCCGCGACCGCAAGTACATGATGTTCACCGACGCCCAGGTGTACTGCGGCCTCGGCAGCTTCGCCAACGACGACCGGGCCGGCCAGGACAACCCGAGCAACTTCGGCCCCTCGTACGCGCGCATCGACTCCGGCTGCTGGGGCGCCCACGCCGCGGCACACGAACTCGGCCACAACCTGGGCGCGGTGAGCAACAGCGCACCGGACTCCAGCGGACGCTCGCACTGCACGGTCAACTGGGACCTGATGTGCTACCCGGACGGTGGCGGCAAGCCGATGACCACGAAATGCTCCGACTTTCTCAACAGGGACCGCCTGGACTGCACCAAGGACGACTACTTCAACACCGACCCCAAGCCGGGCAGCTACCTGGCCTCGCACTGGAACGTGGCGAACAACCAGTTCCTGATCGCGGACGCTCACGCGCTCCCGGAGATTTCGATCCGCCAGCTCACTGCGACCGAAGTCGACTTCGGCTGGGGGAAGGCCGAGGGCGCGAAGGGGTACCGGCTCGTGATCAACGGCCAGGCCGGGGCCCTCATTCCAGCGGGCCCGTACTCGAACTCGACCGTGATGCCGGGCCTTACGCCGAACACCGACTACACGCTCGCCATCGAGGTCGTCGACGCCAACGGGAAGAGCTCCGCCCCGGGCCGGGCGACCAGCTTCCACACGCCTCGCGGCTAG
- a CDS encoding multicopper oxidase family protein: MAKTAFGRRPRTLGGRLLAGLAGAAVIAAGTVSAPVSTARADDDPPTCAPSPTPPFFMDEAQQPPLAEMDGPDHYTVTAAVHYTHRFASSWPPVKTLAYSTANASTDYSGPEIVTREGHPVDVKIVNALPPAGTPIFPFGQPNNDNPANLHHHGGLQPAPSDGVPAPLGVELPPGDSYTNHYPNDQAAAPLFYHTHTDKLTGYQAYPGLVGFSPHTDERERHFGLPSGEFSKEYELQDKSFAPATKQLCYTNFGDLPVINGTIAPKQQVEPRRYLFTLLNSSANRFYHLSLRQVGGHRGNHHGLPPRMTVVASDDGYLHHPAQVDDLLIAPGERYRVVIDFTGHHTQQWVLANDAPAPYPGPNTAPRIPQLMRFDIGTDVTSPDHSRIPGTLDETNNREPLSAKLREARLRTVQAGVGDVPGAPQLGDKDRLLNYEDPPTETPQLNSWEVWAIRNHGANAHPIHLHLLEMQLVGRWHVGQWDDNGKPVPSSIGPFEPAPAYESGPKDVFIAPPDYITAWVGKFTVPGTAVWHCHILPHEDGTTTNGKIEMMRPLVIGSEPQTQLPRVGTLERLDRLVRQP, from the coding sequence ATGGCGAAGACGGCGTTCGGCCGACGGCCCCGGACCCTGGGCGGCCGTTTGCTGGCGGGGCTCGCGGGCGCGGCCGTCATCGCGGCCGGCACGGTGAGTGCACCCGTGTCCACCGCCCGGGCCGACGACGATCCCCCAACCTGTGCCCCGTCGCCCACGCCACCGTTCTTCATGGACGAGGCCCAGCAGCCACCCCTCGCCGAGATGGACGGGCCTGACCACTACACGGTCACGGCAGCAGTCCACTACACCCATCGATTCGCCAGCTCCTGGCCACCGGTGAAAACGCTGGCATACAGCACGGCCAATGCCTCGACGGACTACTCCGGCCCCGAGATCGTGACCCGAGAAGGCCACCCCGTCGACGTGAAAATCGTCAACGCCCTGCCCCCGGCCGGGACCCCCATCTTCCCGTTCGGCCAGCCGAACAACGACAACCCCGCCAACCTCCACCATCACGGCGGCCTGCAACCCGCGCCCAGCGACGGGGTGCCCGCCCCACTGGGAGTGGAACTGCCGCCCGGCGACTCCTACACCAACCACTATCCGAACGACCAGGCCGCGGCGCCCCTCTTTTACCACACCCACACCGACAAACTCACCGGCTACCAGGCGTACCCCGGGCTGGTCGGATTCTCCCCGCACACCGACGAGCGGGAACGACACTTCGGCCTGCCCAGCGGAGAGTTCTCCAAGGAATACGAACTGCAGGACAAGTCGTTCGCCCCTGCCACCAAGCAGCTGTGCTACACCAACTTCGGAGACCTCCCGGTCATCAACGGCACGATCGCACCCAAGCAGCAGGTCGAACCCAGGCGCTACCTCTTCACCCTGCTGAACTCTTCAGCCAACCGCTTCTACCACCTGAGCCTGCGCCAGGTCGGCGGACACCGGGGAAACCACCACGGCCTACCGCCGCGCATGACCGTGGTGGCCAGCGACGACGGCTACCTGCACCACCCCGCCCAAGTCGACGACCTCCTCATCGCCCCCGGCGAGCGGTACCGCGTCGTCATCGACTTCACCGGCCACCACACGCAGCAATGGGTCCTGGCCAACGACGCCCCCGCCCCCTACCCAGGCCCCAACACCGCACCACGCATCCCCCAACTGATGCGGTTCGACATCGGCACGGACGTCACCTCCCCGGACCACTCCCGCATCCCGGGCACCCTTGACGAGACCAACAACCGCGAGCCCCTGTCCGCCAAACTACGTGAGGCCCGCCTGCGCACCGTCCAGGCCGGCGTGGGGGACGTGCCCGGCGCTCCGCAACTCGGCGACAAGGACCGGCTCCTGAACTACGAAGACCCGCCCACCGAGACACCACAGCTCAACTCCTGGGAGGTGTGGGCCATCCGTAACCACGGTGCCAACGCCCACCCCATCCACCTCCACCTCCTGGAGATGCAGCTCGTCGGGCGCTGGCATGTCGGGCAGTGGGACGACAACGGAAAGCCCGTGCCCTCCTCGATCGGGCCGTTCGAGCCCGCACCCGCCTACGAGTCCGGCCCCAAAGACGTGTTCATCGCCCCGCCGGACTACATCACCGCCTGGGTCGGCAAGTTCACCGTCCCCGGAACAGCCGTGTGGCACTGCCACATCCTCCCGCACGAGGACGGCACCACGACCAACGGCAAGATCGAGATGATGCGCCCCCTCGTCATCGGATCCGAACCACAGACCCAGCTACCGCGCGTCGGAACACTGGAGCGACTCGACCGACTCGTGCGCCAACCATGA
- a CDS encoding nuclear transport factor 2 family protein, protein MPEPTALDTLRATLTAGSYEHRALTVVHRWYSGYETANRDPDHQGEIVTEDFTLHRPPQSGQPDVHGRQAYLDFFAAMDPAQANAHHLRSHAIEHTGPDTAQVTVTHDFETAGPAMNGSTLLQYDLQLVQHPAERLPRISICDLQVLARQDKPFTDALVENRVLAFVHYWCSLLEQPADSAEELRELLHPELAMTLPDGRVLHTFDEVAAWYAQAGELVDVSTHHVIDPVITPGEDGDHRLTVDFAWEGISRTGQPMTARTRHDWTLTDTGERYLRLKRFHVTALEPFTPVTAEEALAHHDAAR, encoded by the coding sequence ATGCCCGAGCCCACCGCCCTCGACACCCTCCGCGCCACCCTCACCGCCGGCTCCTACGAGCACCGCGCCCTCACCGTGGTGCACCGCTGGTACTCGGGCTACGAGACCGCCAACCGCGACCCCGACCACCAGGGCGAAATCGTCACCGAGGACTTCACCCTCCACCGCCCGCCGCAGAGCGGACAGCCCGACGTCCACGGGCGCCAGGCCTACCTGGACTTCTTCGCCGCCATGGACCCGGCCCAGGCCAACGCCCACCACCTGCGCAGCCACGCCATCGAGCACACCGGCCCCGACACCGCCCAGGTCACCGTCACCCACGACTTCGAAACCGCCGGACCGGCGATGAACGGCTCCACCCTGCTGCAATACGACCTCCAGCTGGTCCAGCACCCCGCCGAGCGCCTGCCCCGGATCAGCATCTGCGACCTGCAGGTCCTCGCCCGCCAGGACAAGCCATTCACCGACGCACTCGTCGAGAACCGCGTCCTCGCCTTCGTCCACTACTGGTGCTCCCTCCTGGAGCAGCCCGCGGACAGCGCCGAGGAGCTGCGCGAACTGCTCCACCCCGAGCTGGCCATGACCCTGCCCGACGGCCGGGTCCTGCACACCTTCGACGAGGTAGCCGCCTGGTACGCGCAGGCGGGCGAGCTGGTCGACGTCAGCACCCACCATGTGATCGACCCGGTGATCACCCCCGGCGAGGACGGCGACCACCGCCTCACTGTCGACTTCGCCTGGGAAGGCATCAGCCGCACCGGCCAGCCGATGACCGCCCGCACCCGCCACGACTGGACCCTCACCGACACCGGCGAGCGCTACCTGCGCCTCAAGCGCTTCCACGTCACCGCCCTGGAACCCTTCACCCCGGTCACCGCCGAAGAAGCCCTCGCCCACCACGACGCCGCACGCTGA
- a CDS encoding TetR/AcrR family transcriptional regulator: protein MTAQPSVLRADARRNRERILEAAVRAFSEKGADVAIDAIAKAAGVGSATLYRHFPTREALVEAAYRNELARVCDSAAELLAVNPADEALRLWMDRFIDYLAAKHGMADALRAAVASGADPFAESLDRLGTAVATLLHAGADAGLLRSDVEPLDVGFSLAGVALVTSAPDQRERAGRLLDLLLDGLRHGTDR, encoded by the coding sequence TTGACCGCCCAGCCGAGCGTGTTGCGTGCCGATGCCCGCCGCAACCGGGAGCGGATCCTCGAAGCGGCCGTGCGCGCCTTCTCGGAGAAGGGCGCGGACGTTGCGATCGACGCGATCGCCAAGGCTGCGGGCGTCGGCTCGGCCACGCTCTACCGTCACTTCCCCACCCGCGAGGCATTGGTCGAGGCGGCCTATCGCAACGAGCTGGCCCGGGTCTGCGACAGCGCCGCCGAGCTGCTGGCCGTCAACCCGGCGGATGAGGCGCTGCGGCTGTGGATGGACCGGTTCATCGATTACCTGGCCGCCAAGCACGGCATGGCGGACGCCCTGCGGGCCGCGGTCGCCTCCGGCGCGGACCCCTTCGCCGAGTCGCTCGACAGGCTCGGCACCGCGGTCGCCACCCTTCTGCACGCCGGTGCCGACGCCGGTCTCCTGCGCTCGGATGTCGAGCCCCTCGACGTCGGCTTCAGCCTCGCCGGCGTCGCATTGGTCACCAGCGCTCCCGACCAGCGTGAACGGGCCGGCCGCCTCCTCGACCTGCTCCTCGACGGGCTCCGCCACGGCACGGACCGATAG
- a CDS encoding dioxygenase family protein, with protein MPSILHPAVPAGAYDEFLPGALRRARDQRDWTPADGPLPALYVSHGAPPLLDDGPWLRQLLDWARNLPRPKAVLIVSAPWEHAPLSLSAPAAHTPLVYDFAGFHPRYRQVRYDTPDASALARRVAAMMPHDEPVHQHPRRGLDHGAWLPLMAMFPLADIPVLQLSMPTHDPARLLDLGARLAPLREEGILVIGSGFMTHGLHAITPDMLFKGAVPAWSSEFDAWAAEALARGDVEELAAWRDRAPGMPHAHPTPDHYTPLFITLGAGGGPERPVTTAIDGYVLGFAKRSFQTT; from the coding sequence GTGCCCTCGATACTCCATCCCGCCGTGCCCGCCGGCGCGTACGACGAGTTCCTGCCCGGCGCCCTGCGCCGGGCCCGCGACCAGCGCGACTGGACCCCCGCCGACGGCCCCCTGCCCGCGCTCTACGTCAGCCACGGCGCCCCGCCCCTGCTCGACGACGGCCCCTGGCTGCGCCAGCTCCTCGACTGGGCCCGGAACCTGCCCAGACCCAAGGCCGTCCTGATCGTCTCCGCCCCCTGGGAGCACGCGCCGCTGTCCCTGTCCGCGCCCGCCGCGCACACCCCGCTGGTCTACGACTTCGCCGGGTTCCACCCCCGCTACCGCCAGGTGCGCTACGACACCCCCGACGCGAGCGCGCTGGCCCGGCGGGTGGCGGCGATGATGCCGCACGACGAGCCCGTCCACCAGCATCCTCGCCGCGGCCTGGACCACGGCGCCTGGCTCCCGCTGATGGCCATGTTCCCGCTCGCGGACATTCCCGTCCTGCAGCTGTCCATGCCGACCCACGACCCCGCCCGACTGCTGGACCTCGGCGCCCGCCTGGCACCCCTGCGCGAGGAGGGCATCCTCGTCATCGGCTCCGGCTTCATGACCCACGGCCTCCACGCGATTACCCCCGACATGCTCTTCAAGGGCGCCGTGCCAGCCTGGTCCTCCGAGTTCGACGCCTGGGCCGCCGAGGCGTTGGCGCGCGGCGACGTCGAAGAACTCGCCGCCTGGCGCGACCGCGCACCCGGCATGCCCCACGCCCACCCCACCCCCGACCACTACACCCCGCTGTTCATCACCCTCGGCGCCGGCGGCGGCCCAGAACGACCCGTCACCACCGCCATCGACGGCTACGTCCTCGGCTTCGCCAAACGCTCCTTCCAGACCACCTGA